The DNA region GCTACGATCAAGGCTACATTGTCAGTTGCTCCGCTGCCTTAGAGTGGAGCTTTCCTGTATATACCACTGCATCGAAGGCGGAGGTAAAAGTTTTCACCACTTTAATCCGATTAAAGTAAAAGCTTGATCCCTTCCACCCCCATCCTCACTCCTAACTGGAGGGTGATTTCTGCCTGGGTACACGAGGGCGGGGTAGTTTACAATTGAGCCGTTCTAGCTTTGATGACGGATTTTTTATGACTCAGGCTTTTGCTGCTCGGTTTAGCTTTGCTCTACTGGTTCCCATAACATGTTTGACAGTAAGCTTAACGGCGATGGCAGCGAGAGCACAGAGCCAGCTTTATACTCCTCTGGCGATTCCTCCCAGTAACGAAGTTGCGGATACACTCACAGACAAGGATATTCCCACCGGTCAGGGTGGGTTTGCCCGCGACTACGCCATCACTTTAAACGCTGGTGACCAACTCGCCATTGATCTTTCTTCAGAGAACTTTGACACGATTGTCACTCTCATGGCAGCCGATGGTTCCACAGTCGGAGAAAATGATGATGGCCCTGATGGTACGACGAACTCGCTTTTGTTCACCCGGATTACTGAAGCAAGTCGGTACATCATTCGAGTGCGTGCCTTTGGAGAAACCAGTGGTGGTGCTTTTAAACTGAAGGTGACGCGCCTGCGACCGCTGAGTTAAGGGGTGAGAAGGGTCGTCAGAAGGCAGAGAAACAGAGCTTCTGTCCATTCTACGACGGCTCCATAAGTGTCGCCCGTGTGTCCTCCTAGCTGGTGGTGAAACCAAGCACCAGTCATGAGTGCGATCGCACTTCCCCCTACAGCCATGACCAACGTTGTCCAAATACTACCTTGGTCTAGCCCGATCGCAAATCCGCATAAACCCAAAAGTAAAAACAA from Microcoleus sp. AS-A8 includes:
- a CDS encoding PPC domain-containing protein, whose product is MTQAFAARFSFALLVPITCLTVSLTAMAARAQSQLYTPLAIPPSNEVADTLTDKDIPTGQGGFARDYAITLNAGDQLAIDLSSENFDTIVTLMAADGSTVGENDDGPDGTTNSLLFTRITEASRYIIRVRAFGETSGGAFKLKVTRLRPLS